Proteins encoded within one genomic window of Candidatus Poribacteria bacterium:
- a CDS encoding ABC transporter permease, with translation MNILENLISAFSVLRGSKLRTILTLLGITIGIAGVIAMMSFGAGAEKLMMAEINNIGGPSMFGVYRPGKVHKNGRWQRNNSPHHLEMDDLRDVLAECPSVEVATVEGSYYISLGVDGRFQQTYLRATTNEYQAVREWKTQYGRFLADTDMDTWTKVCVIGSKIWKEQFKGQDPIGKEVIINNHGSNKRFTVIGIMESRGDGLERGRSDDNMLFIPITTAQKRFWGHDHVGHIMVRAKSPLLVDQALKEVKTIIMRNHGGDDTFFRTWSAKKGIENAKRMIFIIESVLVVIASVALIVAGIGILNIMLVSVTERIPEIGLRKAVGAKSFDIRLQFLTESVLLCVIGSLLGIAFGAVVGKGFAWIVGKFLDELAWPSVVTPEAVLISVAAGTAIGIFFGYYPASQAAKMTPIDAIRHT, from the coding sequence ATGAACATCCTGGAAAATCTCATCTCAGCATTTTCTGTGCTTCGTGGCAGTAAGCTCCGCACGATTCTCACGCTCTTGGGAATAACGATCGGTATTGCGGGTGTGATCGCGATGATGTCTTTCGGCGCGGGTGCCGAAAAACTCATGATGGCGGAGATCAACAATATCGGTGGGCCGAGTATGTTCGGTGTTTATCGACCCGGGAAAGTCCACAAGAATGGTCGTTGGCAACGCAATAACAGCCCACACCATTTAGAGATGGACGACCTTCGAGACGTTTTGGCAGAATGTCCCTCTGTTGAGGTTGCCACTGTCGAGGGGAGTTACTACATCAGTCTCGGTGTCGATGGGAGATTTCAACAGACCTATCTCCGCGCGACGACAAACGAATACCAAGCCGTTCGCGAATGGAAGACGCAATACGGTAGATTCCTCGCTGATACTGATATGGACACTTGGACAAAGGTCTGCGTCATTGGCTCAAAAATTTGGAAAGAACAGTTTAAGGGACAAGACCCCATCGGCAAAGAAGTCATCATCAACAATCACGGAAGCAACAAACGTTTCACTGTTATCGGAATTATGGAAAGCCGAGGAGATGGATTGGAGCGAGGCAGAAGCGATGACAATATGCTCTTCATCCCGATTACAACCGCACAGAAACGGTTTTGGGGACACGATCATGTTGGGCATATCATGGTGCGTGCTAAGAGTCCGCTTCTCGTAGATCAGGCACTCAAAGAAGTAAAAACCATCATCATGCGTAACCACGGTGGCGACGACACCTTCTTCCGAACATGGTCGGCAAAAAAAGGGATCGAAAATGCGAAAAGAATGATCTTTATCATAGAGTCGGTTCTCGTCGTGATTGCGTCTGTTGCGTTGATCGTAGCCGGTATCGGTATTCTGAATATTATGCTCGTCTCGGTAACGGAGCGGATCCCAGAAATCGGGTTGCGGAAAGCCGTCGGCGCAAAGAGTTTTGACATTCGTTTGCAGTTCCTTACTGAATCTGTACTGTTGTGTGTAATAGGGAGTCTGCTCGGTATCGCTTTTGGTGCTGTCGTGGGAAAAGGCTTCGCATGGATTGTGGGTAAGTTCTTAGATGAACTTGCTTGGCCCTCTGTTGTTACCCCCGAAGCCGTGCTTATCTCTGTTGCGGCAGGTACAGCGATAGGCATTTTCTTCGGCTACTATCCTGCCAGCCAAGCCGCGAAGATGACTCCCATTGATGCCATCCGTCATACATAA
- a CDS encoding ABC transporter permease — protein sequence MQILENLISAFSVLRGSKLRTILTLLGITIGIAGVIAMMSFGAGAEKLMMVQIESIGGPSMFGVYRPGYIEKNDRWQRNTSPHYLEMRDLHDILADCPSVEVATVERSHPIDFEVDGKHRRTYMRATTNEYQAVRRWQTEYGRFIADTDMDFWNKVCVIGARVWKEQFKGQDPLGQEVGIDNKRFTVIGIMESRGDGLEMDKSDDNMIFIPITTAQTRFGGRNRVGAIMARAKSIELVEQALKEVKTVIMRNHGDDDTFFRTWSAKKGIEGGRRIIFIIEMVLVVIASVALIVAGIGILNIMLVSVTERIPEIGLRKAVGAKSLDIRLQFLTESVLLCVIGSLLGIAFGAVVGKGFAWAVSQFFNELSWPSVVTPEAVLISVAAGTAIGIFFGYYPASQAAKMTPIDAIRHT from the coding sequence ATGCAAATATTAGAGAATCTCATCTCAGCATTTTCTGTGCTTCGTGGCAGTAAGCTCCGCACGATTCTCACACTCTTGGGGATAACGATCGGTATTGCGGGTGTGATCGCGATGATGTCTTTCGGCGCGGGTGCCGAAAAACTCATGATGGTGCAAATTGAAAGTATCGGTGGACCGAGTATGTTCGGCGTTTACCGACCCGGGTATATCGAAAAGAACGACCGTTGGCAACGCAATACGAGTCCACATTATCTGGAGATGCGAGATCTGCACGACATTCTGGCGGACTGTCCTTCTGTTGAGGTAGCCACCGTTGAAAGAAGTCATCCGATAGACTTTGAAGTTGACGGAAAACACCGGCGAACCTACATGCGTGCGACAACAAATGAATATCAAGCCGTCCGACGATGGCAGACTGAATACGGCAGGTTCATCGCCGATACCGACATGGATTTCTGGAATAAGGTCTGTGTCATCGGGGCAAGGGTCTGGAAGGAGCAATTTAAAGGACAGGACCCCCTTGGTCAGGAAGTCGGTATCGATAACAAACGCTTTACCGTTATCGGCATTATGGAGAGCCGTGGCGATGGGTTAGAGATGGACAAGAGCGACGATAATATGATCTTCATTCCCATTACAACCGCACAAACCCGTTTTGGGGGGCGTAATCGGGTTGGGGCTATCATGGCGCGTGCCAAGAGCATCGAGTTAGTTGAGCAGGCACTGAAAGAGGTAAAAACCGTTATCATGCGTAACCACGGTGATGACGACACCTTTTTCCGAACATGGTCGGCAAAAAAAGGGATTGAAGGCGGCAGAAGGATTATTTTCATTATAGAGATGGTTCTCGTCGTCATTGCGTCTGTTGCGTTGATTGTAGCGGGTATCGGTATTCTGAACATTATGCTCGTTTCGGTAACGGAGCGGATCCCAGAAATCGGGTTGCGGAAAGCCGTCGGCGCAAAGAGTTTAGACATCCGTCTGCAGTTTCTCACCGAATCCGTGCTATTGTGTGTAATAGGGAGTCTGCTCGGTATCGCGTTCGGTGCTGTGGTAGGGAAAGGCTTCGCATGGGCGGTGAGTCAATTTTTTAATGAACTTTCCTGGCCCTCAGTCGTTACACCTGAAGCCGTGCTCATCTCCGTTGCGGCAGGTACAGCGATAGGTATCTTTTTCGGTTATTATCCCGCCAGCCAAGCCGCGAAAATGACTCCCATTGATGCAATTCGCCATACGTAA